The window TCGGAGTGGAGACGGTTTCGACGGGTGCCGAGTTGTCGGTCACGAAGACACTGCGCGCGTTCAGCAGGTAGACCACCCGGCCGGTCGCGGCGGTGTCGGCGAGTGGGGTGGCCGCGAGCACGGTGACCGTCGAGCGGGCACCATGCGCCCGCTGTTCCTCCCAGGCCTGGCCGTCCACAGCGGGAGAACCCGTGCCACCGGCCCCGCCCGAGCCGGCGCCGGCGCTGGTCAGTTGGGCGAGGAAGTCGGAGGTGAAGCAGCCGTCGGCCTGGGCGCGCTCGACCCCGGCGGCCAGGTCCGCGTCGGAGCGCGCGTCGAACGACTGCCAGCGGGCGAAGCAGTAGGTGGCGACGGCGGCCGGGTCGGCCAGGTCGGGCGGCGTGCCCGTGCCGGGCTCGCCCGCCGAGGCGGTCGCCAGCGGTGGCCCGGGTGCCTGGCTCGCGCCGGGCGGTGGCCCGGTCGTGCCCGGCGGTGTCGCCGACGAGACGGCCCGATCCGTCCGGTCGCGCAGCGCGGAACAGCCGGCAACCGAGACCGCGGCCAGTACCACCACCACGGCGGCGGCCAGGATGGCCCCAAGCCCGGATGACGCCGCCGTCCCGACGGTGGCGCGCGGCGAACGGGCAACGGCCGCGGCGGGCTGGGCCGCCGGGGCAGTACCGGCCCGAGAGGGGGCCGGGGCCGGCGCCGGGCCGCGGCCGGCGCGCATCACATCCCGCACATCCCGCACATCCCGCGCCCGTCGCACCGCCGCGCCGGATTCGGCCTCGCCCTCCGGACGAGGCCCCTCCCCGGGCGTCCGTACGCTCACTCCCGCCCGTCCAACCAGTCCCGAACCCGTCCGCGGCGGATCCGCCACTGGTGTCCCACCTTTCGGGCGGGGATGGCCCGTTCGGACAGCAGCCGCAGCACCGTGCTCTCCGAAAGCCGCAGCCAGACAACCAGCTCGTCCACCGTCAGCACGTCGTCGTCGTCAACGCGTTGCGGGTGCCGGGGCGGGACGGCGCCCGTGCCCGCCGGGTCGCGCGCCGTCGGCACGCCCTCCTGCATAGCGGCTGCCCCTTTCGAACGGGTCAGGCCACAGGACACGCGACGAAGGCGAAGCCTCGCGCGCCCAACGACCATTCAGGTGTCACAGGCCAAAGCGAGCGCGACGGTGGCGAAGCCACGCACGCCGGCAGGCGGCCGAAGACGCCGGCATCCCAGTTGCCGGTTTCGTCAGCGCCTCGGGCGGCGGGTGCCATGACGAGCACGATCGCGCCTCCTTCGGCCGCGGCATCAGAGAGGAGGGCCGCCGGCCTGGTCGCCGACCGTGACGAATCCGCGCACCGAATGCCCGGACAGGCCCGGGCTCGGATACCGGCTACGGACGGTACACCACCCTAGGTAACCATGGTTAGGCTCTGTCGGAGCTTGTCATACTTCAGCGTCTCGGGTTACCTCGATTGGACGGTAATCCGAACTAAGTAACGGTAAGTAATCTCAACCGGGGCCAACGAGCCTGAACCAGCCAGGAGGGCGACGGCACGTGAGCAATGTGCCACCGACACCGTACGGCGAGGAAGGCGACGCGCGACCGGTATCCCTCATCGGCGCACAGTTCTCCGCGACCACCCCACCGTCCGGCGAGGACAGCGGTGATCTACGTCACGGGGACGCCGACGACCCGGGCACGTCACCCTCGTCGCGGTCCGGCAGGCGCCGCCACCGGCGCGGGCGCGCGGGTGCTCCCCCGTCCACGACCGCCCCGCACGGCGACGAGGCGTTCCACCTCGATGGCCGCCCGACGGATCCCCCGCCTGCGAGCGAGGCCCGGCGAGAGCCGGCGAGGCGACCGGAGCCCGCCCTCGCGGACGTGACGACCCAGCCGGTCGCACCGCCGACCGCGCCTCCGCCCACGGTCACCCCGGCGGGCGGCGGGGCGAGCCGGCCGCCGCGGCCCGAGCCAGCCGAGGATGGCCCCCCCAGGCAGCCGTCTCCGGCGCGGACGGGCTGGCTGCCGGCGACTCCATTCGCGGCCGCGCCACGCGGTCCGGAACCGGCGCAACCAGATCCAGGCGACCGGGCGGTGCCGCCCAGGCAGCGGCCCACGGTCGCACCACCACCGCCCTCGATGCCGCCGGGCGCCGAAGCGACCTCGTTCTCGCCGCCGATACCACCAGTACCACCACCGTCGCCGGTTGCCGGTGGTCGACCGGCGGCCCGGCCGCCGACGGCCAGGCCGCGGCCGTCCGCGGCTCCGACGGCGAGCGAGGCGACGACGGTTCCGAAAGAGGCGTGGGCGAGCGCCGGCCGGGCCGAGGCGCGGACGGCCGGTCCAGCGGGCACCAGGTTGCCCGCTGTCATCGCCGGGTCGGCCGCCGCCCGCCGGCCCTCGGCGGGACCGCCACCCGCCGTGCCCGCCGACGAGGACTGGAGCTGGGACGCGGACCACGACGATGACGACCTGGCTCCGTGGGACGAGATCCCGCTGCGCGAGTCGCTCGCCGACCGGGCCGCGGCCGACCTGCCCGGGTCGTGGCGGATCGGGGTCACCTCCGCGTTCCCCTACTCCGGTACCACCACGCTGGTCGGCATCCTCGGCCTGGTGCTCACCGGGGCGCGGGGCGAGTCCGTTCTCGCCGTCGACCTGCGCCCACGGACCTGGGCGGACGAGGACCCGGACGAGCCACGCGGCGACCCGTTGTGCCCCCGGGTGGGGGCGCCCGGCGACGTCACCGTGGCGGACATCGCCCGCCGCCGCGGCGGCGCGGCCGGCGCGCTCCGCGAGCTGATCGGGGGCCCGGCCCGGCCCGGCACCCCGGAACTCGATGTCGTGCCGCTCAGCCGCGGCGAGGGGACCGGCGGCGGTTCCGGCGCGATGGTCCCCGCGGACGACACCGTCACCCCCGGGATGCTGCGAACCGCTCTCAGCCACCTAACCCGCGCCTACCCGCTGGTACTGGTGGATGCGCCCATCGACGCTCCGCTGTCCCCGACGGCGCTGCGGGCAAGCGACCTGGTCGTCGTCGTGAGCCTCGCCGCGCCGGCGGACCTCGACCGGACCGCGGCGGCGCTGCGCGACCCCGCGGCGCCCCTGCTCCCCGTCGACGCGCAGGGGCGGAGGCCGCCGGTGATCGCCGCCGTGGTCTCGCCACGGCGGGGCCGCTGGTCGCCGCGCACCAGAGCGGCCGCCGGCCGGCTGACCAGACACGTCGACGCCCTGGTCCGGATCCCCTATGAGAGCCGGCTCGACCCGAGCCGGCGCGCGCCGGTGCGCATTCCCCGGCTACGCGCCAGCACCCGGCGGTCTTACCTCTATCTCGGGGTCGCCGTGGTCGAACGGCTAGTCAGGCTCGCGGCCGAGGAATCAACCAAGACGGGCGCAACGACCAACGACACAACTCGGGGGAGCACTCCGGAAACGCTGCGGACGCCCGTCGTATGATTCGCCAGACCTGCGGTCCGTTGGGGCGCAGTGCCCGCAGGAAGGACCCATGATGATCGCCGATGTCGCATCCGCGCGGGCGACAGTGTTGCTCGCGGCGGTTGAAGTCACACCGGACCCGACGAAGGCGCCCGGCCTCAACGCCCTGAAAGACCTGGTCAACGGCCTCGCGGCTTACGCGGCCATCGCGGCGGTCGCCTCGATTCTCCTGGGCGGCATCGCCTGGGCGCTCGGCGACCGGATGGGGCTCGACCGGGCCTCGTCCGTGGGCAAGAGCGGGGTGCTCGCCGGCTGCGGGCTGGCATTCCTCGTCGGCATCGCCGCGGTGCTGGTCAACTTCTTCCTCGCGACCGGCAGCTCGGCGTCCGCCGGACCACTCGAGACCGGCGGGACCGGTAGCCCACGCCCTCCGGCGGTGGTCCAGCTGGTGGACAGCGCCGCCGTGGTCCATGACGAACCTTCCGCAAACACCTGAGATGTTCTCCAGGTACGGGCGGGCCGGTATTGGGATGATGGCCCTGCCGACGGGGAGGGGGAGTGCGCGTTGGCCGACATCATGGAGTGGGCAACCCGACGACTGGTCCTGGTGATCATCGCGGCGGTGGTCGTCACGACCGCCGTCATGCTTCCCATCGGGTTGGTCCTCGGCCGGCACTCGACGTCAGCCGACGACCGCCAGCCCTTGGGAGCCAGCACCCCTCCCGCTTCCCCGCCACCCGCCACAGCCACTGTGACCGTGGTGCCATCGCCAGCCTCTGACGGCGTGGACCATACCGCCGAACCGGCCGGCGCTCTGCCAGGCGCGCCGAGCCGAGTGAACGAGTTCGGAATTCCGGTCGGCTACCCCCATACCGAGGCCGGCGCCATCAGCGCCTGCGGCAACTACGTCTCCGCGTACAGCGACGTCCGCAATCGTGAGCCTTCACGCATCCAACTAGTGTTGAACTCAATTGCAACAGGCGACGCCGGCAACCAAGTGAGCGATCGTATAATCAAGTCAGACCAAAAAAATGCAACAAGTGTGGGCGCAAATTCAATCACGGACCCTAATTTGAACTTCAACCTTCGAGTAGTCGGATTTATCGCCAAGACGTCTTCACATGATTCTGCAACAATATCCATCTGGTCAGTCGGCGGATTTGGAATCTACGACAACACCAACCAGGTGGCCGCACCACAAGAAATTTGGGGCTCCGACGACTGCACCGTACGCTGGGACAACGAGGACTGGAAGCTCTCAGCAGCGGTCGACGGGTCTAGGGGTCCAACAATCACTCAAAGGCCGGGCGAAAATTTCCGACGGTTTTCTTACATCGGGGGTCCTTCGACATGACCATGAGCCCGTCGCAGTCACAAACCCTCGCCATTAGCTTCGACCCGTTCGGCCCTTTTAAGGACGCTGTCTCCGGGACGGCGGATAGTTTTCTTGACTCCATTGGCACGGCGTTCTGCAACATGGCGGCGGATCTGTCGTCGTCGGTGTTCAGCTTCGCGTCGCAGAAGACGGCCGTTGACCTGCGGGCCGACTACGTGGTTGAGAACTACAACATCGTCTTCGGGGTCGCGGTCCTGATCGTGACCGGCCTGTTCCTGTGTTCGTGCGTCGTGGGCGCCGTCCGTGGTGACCCGCACGTCTTCGCGCGGGCGATCGCCTCCACTGGCACGGCAATTCTTGGCTCGTTCGTCGCGCTGACCCTCCTGCAGATGGTGCTCACCGCGTCCGACGGCGTCGCCGACGCGTTCGGCGACGGACAGCCGCTGGGCGCGAGTCTCGTCGGTCAGCTGCGAGCGTTGCCGGAACAGGGCAACTTCGCGCTCGACATGGTGCTCTCGTTGCTGGTCGCGCTGTTCTCATTCGCGCTCTTCGTGGTGCTTTACATCCGGAAAGTCGTGATCATCGTCGTGGCGGTGTTCATCCCGATCTACCTCGCCGGGCAGCCCGCGATGTCGACCAGCGCCTGGATGAAGCGCGCCACCGAGATCCTCGTCGCACTCGTGTTCGCCAAGCCGGTGATCTACGTGATCTTCACCCTTGGTGCCGGCATGGCCAGTGACAGCACCGGTTCAGCGGCCGATCAGACGTTGACCATTCTCAGCGGCGTCGTCGTGATGATCGCCGCAGTGTTCTCGCCGTTCCTGCTCCTACAGCTGTTCGCGTTCGCCGATGTTCAGCTGATGCGCGCGGTCGGCAGTGCCGGCCGACGCGGCGCGGCGTCCTTCGGCCAGGGCGCGGGCGCGCTGCTTGGTTCCACGTCTCGGGACACATTCCGCGGCATTGGAGCCCGGCTGCAGACCCGCAACCGCGGCATGCTCGGCGGTGCTGGCGCGGCGTTGCCGGCCGGCGTCGGCGGCGGAGCCACCGCCGGCGGCCTGGGTCGGCNNNNNNNNNNNNNNNNNNNNNNNNNNNNNNNNNNNNNNNNNNNNNNNNNNNNNNNNNNNNNNNNNNNNNNNNNNNNNNNNNNNNNNNNNNNNNNNNNNNNCGGCCATCGCTTCGGCCGCCGGCAGCACCGGTGGCGTTGGCGCCGGTACCAGTGCCGTCCGGGGACGCGCTCGCTCCGCGGCCGCCGCGCTGCCCCCGGCGCAGCCTCGGGTCGGCGCGTCGCGCGCAACGACATCGGCCACCAGCACGTCACACGGTGCGGCCGCGCGGCCGCCGGTGACACAGCCCGCGCGCACCAGGGTCCCCGGCGGCTCCACTCGTGGCAGCTGAACCGCCGGCGCGCTGGCTGGGCGGGATGGCGGTCCAGCCGCCGGCGCCGTACAGGCCTCCGGATGGCGGCACGGCCGACAGGACGGCGGCACGGCCGGGGCGGCAGGGGCAGCGGCAGGACATACGGCAACGACCAGGTGGCCTCGCCGAGCCAGACAGCCACGGCTGGTGCGGCTGGTGCGGCTGGTGTTGTGCTACCGGCGGCACTCGCCTATGACCGCGTTGGAGTAGAGACGTCGCGTTGGAGTAAAGACAGGGGTCATGGTCGCGGAACGCAGCTATAGGTTCGGCCCGCTCGAACGGGGTGGGATCCTGCTCGGCCTGCGCTGGCCGCAACTCGGCCTGATGGTCGGGGTGATGCTCTGTGTGCTCGGCGCGCTGCGCTCACCGTTGCTTCTCGCACCTGCCTGGGTGCTGGTAGCGGTAGCCCTGGGCATCATCGCGTTCATCCGGGTCGAGGACCGTAACCTCGATCAGTGGGTGCCGATTCTGTTCGGCTACACGATGCAGAAGGTGACGGGCGAGACGTTGTTCCGCGGGGGAGTGTTCCGGCTCGGGCCGGACGAAGACCAGATCACCAGGACCGTTCTGCCCGGCCCACTTGCCAACCTGGTCATGCTGTCGGTCCCCGTCGGCAACGGGCGCTACGTCGCCGTCGTCAAGGACACCAAGAAGCAGACCTACACCGCCGTTCTGCAGGTCCAGGGCAGCCAGTTCGCACTGCTGGAGTCCGGCGACCAGCAGGCCAGGGTGGATGCCTGGGGCGAGCTGCTCGCCGGGCTCACCGCCGGTGGCGGCCGGCTCGCGCGCATCCAGTGGCTGGAGCGGACGTTGCCGGACTCGGGTGACACGTTGCAGCGGCACTGGCGGGTGCGGGGCCACCACGACGACTCCTGGGCAGCGGAGGCCTACCAGGAGATCATCGACGCGGCCGGCCCGGTGGCGCAGCGCCACGAGACCTACCTGTCGTTCCAGCTGCGCGCCCGCGACGCCCGCCGGGCGATCCAGCGGGGCGGCGGCGGCGACCGCGCGGCCTGCGCGGTGCTGCTCGGCGAGCTGCGCACGATGGAGGCGGCGCTCGCCAGGGCGCAGATCAGCACGGTCGGCTGGCTCCCGCCGCGGGCACTGGCGGCGGTCATCCGCACCACCTATGACCCGTACTCCGTAGACATGATCGACGCGCGCGGCGGCGCCACGCACGACCTGGCCGGTGGTCTGAAGGGCCTGCCGTCGGGGATCGACCCGGCGGTCGCCGGCCCGGTGCGCGCGGTCGCCTCCTGGGACCACTACCGCACCGACTCCGGTTTCCACACCACCTACTGGATCAACGGCTGGCCACGGGTGCCGTCGCCGGCCGCGTTCCTCGCCCCGCTGCTGATGGAGACGACCTGCCGGCGGACCGTGTCGCTGGTGGTCGAGCCGTTGCCTGGCCGCAAGGCCGAGCGGGCGGTGAACCGGCGCCGGATGACGCACCTCGGGGAGCAGGAGATGCGGGACAAGTTCGGCAAGGTGACGACCCAGCGCGACATGACCGAGGCGGATGAGGTGGAGCGACGCGAGCAGGAGCTGATCGCCGGCTTCGGCGCGTTCCGGTTCCATGGCTTCGTGACGGTGTCCGCCGACGACCTCGACGGCCTCGCCGACGCCTGCGGCGAGGCCGAGACGCTGGCCTCGCGCAGTCGGCTGGAGATGGTGCGCCTCGTCGGCGAGCAGGACCAGGGTTTCCACGTCGGTGCGCTGCCGCTCGCGGTGGGTGTGTCATGACGGACTCCGAGCCGGCCCGGCCGTCCATCACTGACGGCCGCGGCCACGCGAGCCGAGCGGGCGTCGCCGACGGCGCGAGCGCGGTCGACGACAACGACGGCTTCGACGAGGCATACGGCGACGGCCAGTACGACGGGCCCAACGGCCACGGCGAAGGACCTGGAACGGCCGATGGACGGGCGGCCGTGGGCGATGGCGGGTACCACGCCGCAAGCATTGGCTACCCCGACGACGACGGCTACGAGTACGACGCCGGCCCGCTGTCCGGTGACACGGCCCCGGATGGGCCGGTCAGGGGACCGGACTACGACCCGGGCCGGGACGCGACCGGCTACGTCGACCTCGGCGGAAACCCTCGCGGCAGGCGCCGGGCCGGCCGGCGCGACGGTGGGGGGTCTGCTCGCGGAGCACGCCGGGCGGAGAAGTCGGCCGCGGCGGCCGAACGGGCCGACCGCGCGGCGACGCGGCGCGCGCAGGCGGCGCTGCGCCGAGGGGCGCAGCCGCCGCGGACCAGTGGCGCGTTCCGGGGTCAGACGTTCCACAAACTGCGCCTACCAGCGCACATGGAGACGACGGCACAGATCGCCGGGATCTATCCGTTCGTCGTCGACTCAGGGCTGGACGCGCCGGGCATGTTCATCGGCCGGCACGTCTGGTCGGGCAACTCCTTCGTGTTCGACGTCTTCGAGCTCTACCGCCAGCAGGTCATCGAGAACCCGAACTTCGCCGTCTTCGGCGCGGTCGGCTCACGCAAGTCATCGCTGCTGAAGACGCTGATGTCGCGCGGCGCGGCGTTCGGCTACCAGGCGGCGGTGCCCTGTGACCCGAAGGGCGAGTACACCCGGCTCGCCCGCCGGCTCGGCTGCGAACCGACCTACATCGGCCCT of the Pseudofrankia saprophytica genome contains:
- a CDS encoding helix-turn-helix domain-containing protein — protein: MQEGVPTARDPAGTGAVPPRHPQRVDDDDVLTVDELVVWLRLSESTVLRLLSERAIPARKVGHQWRIRRGRVRDWLDGRE
- a CDS encoding MinD/ParA family ATP-binding protein, giving the protein MPADEDWSWDADHDDDDLAPWDEIPLRESLADRAAADLPGSWRIGVTSAFPYSGTTTLVGILGLVLTGARGESVLAVDLRPRTWADEDPDEPRGDPLCPRVGAPGDVTVADIARRRGGAAGALRELIGGPARPGTPELDVVPLSRGEGTGGGSGAMVPADDTVTPGMLRTALSHLTRAYPLVLVDAPIDAPLSPTALRASDLVVVVSLAAPADLDRTAAALRDPAAPLLPVDAQGRRPPVIAAVVSPRRGRWSPRTRAAAGRLTRHVDALVRIPYESRLDPSRRAPVRIPRLRASTRRSYLYLGVAVVERLVRLAAEESTKTGATTNDTTRGSTPETLRTPVV
- a CDS encoding DUF6112 family protein; translation: MIADVASARATVLLAAVEVTPDPTKAPGLNALKDLVNGLAAYAAIAAVASILLGGIAWALGDRMGLDRASSVGKSGVLAGCGLAFLVGIAAVLVNFFLATGSSASAGPLETGGTGSPRPPAVVQLVDSAAVVHDEPSANT
- a CDS encoding SCO6880 family protein — translated: MVAERSYRFGPLERGGILLGLRWPQLGLMVGVMLCVLGALRSPLLLAPAWVLVAVALGIIAFIRVEDRNLDQWVPILFGYTMQKVTGETLFRGGVFRLGPDEDQITRTVLPGPLANLVMLSVPVGNGRYVAVVKDTKKQTYTAVLQVQGSQFALLESGDQQARVDAWGELLAGLTAGGGRLARIQWLERTLPDSGDTLQRHWRVRGHHDDSWAAEAYQEIIDAAGPVAQRHETYLSFQLRARDARRAIQRGGGGDRAACAVLLGELRTMEAALARAQISTVGWLPPRALAAVIRTTYDPYSVDMIDARGGATHDLAGGLKGLPSGIDPAVAGPVRAVASWDHYRTDSGFHTTYWINGWPRVPSPAAFLAPLLMETTCRRTVSLVVEPLPGRKAERAVNRRRMTHLGEQEMRDKFGKVTTQRDMTEADEVERREQELIAGFGAFRFHGFVTVSADDLDGLADACGEAETLASRSRLEMVRLVGEQDQGFHVGALPLAVGVS